A genome region from Setaria italica strain Yugu1 chromosome III, Setaria_italica_v2.0, whole genome shotgun sequence includes the following:
- the LOC101767691 gene encoding uncharacterized protein LOC101767691, with the protein MATEIIQAPAPAMPAVAGRTAAAAGGAGGNGRAGLPPPRRGQIMVKILKDVVAALTAIAAGLVKNTRGGAGGAVVGGLPTSDDADEK; encoded by the coding sequence ATGGCAACCGAGATCATCCAGGCGCCGGCTCCGGCCATGCCCGCCGTGGCGgggcgcaccgccgccgccgcaggcggtGCCGGCGGCAACGGCAGGGCGGGactgccgccgccgaggaggggcCAGATTATGGTGAAGATCCTCAAGGACGTCGTGGCCGCGCTCACCGCCATCGCCGCGGGCCTCGTCAAGAacacccgcggcggcgccggcggagccgTTGTCGGAGGCCTCCCCACctccgacgacgccgacgagaAGTGA